A portion of the Pseudomonadota bacterium genome contains these proteins:
- the nuoL gene encoding NADH-quinone oxidoreductase subunit L, with protein MLSAIVFLPLIGFLVAAFFGKLLGHRPVEIITTSLVGLGAVLSWVVFIQTGFGHGEAAEAVEHSGLMSLIGTAGNGHAYERVQVLHWISSGDFTVDWAFRLDTLTAVMLVVVNSVSALVHLYSMGYMSHDPHRSRFFAYLSLFTFAMLMLVTSDNLLQMFFGWEGVGVASYLLIGFWYKKASANSAAMKAFIVNRVGDFGYLLGIFGIFVLFGSAEFEVIFREAPEFADATFMFLGMEVHALTACCLLLFMGAMGKSAQFLLHTWLPDAMEGPTPVSALIHAATMVTAGVFLVARMSPIFEYAPNALAFVTFIGGTTAIFAATVGLVQNDIKRVIAYSTCSQLGYMFVALGVGAYSVGIFHLFTHAFFKALLFLGAGSVIHAVSNEQDMRKMGGLWNKIPFTYAMMIIGTIALTGFPYTAGYFSKDAVIEAAYAAGPGIARYSFWLLVIAAALTSFYSWRLIFLTFHGAPRASADVMSHVHESPKVMTVPLALLAVGALLSGIVFEHSFAYEDGFEHFFRESIFMLPTNEILHDLHYVPQWVIRSPLVMMILGFVVAYVMYIRAPHLPGQLAARHDLAYKFLLNKWYFDELYDMVFVRPAKWLGGLLWKGGDGKVIDGFGPNGVAARVLDVTGRVVKLQTGFVYHYAFAMLIGVAALITYFMFAGL; from the coding sequence ATGCTGTCAGCCATCGTTTTCCTTCCGCTCATCGGTTTCCTCGTCGCGGCGTTTTTTGGCAAGCTTCTCGGACATAGGCCCGTTGAGATCATTACGACCTCACTCGTGGGCTTGGGGGCCGTTCTTTCCTGGGTGGTGTTCATCCAGACTGGCTTTGGGCATGGCGAAGCGGCGGAGGCGGTCGAACATTCCGGGCTGATGTCGCTGATCGGTACCGCTGGTAACGGCCATGCCTACGAACGGGTCCAGGTGCTGCACTGGATTTCGTCGGGTGACTTCACTGTCGATTGGGCGTTCCGCCTCGACACGCTGACGGCGGTGATGCTGGTTGTCGTCAATTCGGTTTCGGCGCTCGTTCATCTGTATTCGATGGGCTACATGAGCCACGATCCGCATCGCTCACGCTTCTTCGCGTACCTGTCGCTTTTCACCTTCGCCATGCTGATGCTCGTGACGTCCGACAATCTCCTGCAGATGTTCTTCGGCTGGGAAGGCGTGGGCGTTGCATCGTACCTACTTATCGGTTTCTGGTACAAAAAGGCGTCGGCCAATTCGGCTGCGATGAAGGCGTTTATCGTTAACCGCGTTGGCGACTTTGGCTATCTGCTCGGAATTTTCGGGATCTTCGTCCTGTTCGGCTCTGCCGAGTTCGAAGTGATCTTCCGCGAAGCGCCGGAATTTGCGGATGCGACCTTCATGTTCCTGGGAATGGAGGTTCACGCGCTGACCGCTTGCTGTCTGCTGCTGTTCATGGGCGCGATGGGTAAGTCGGCGCAGTTTCTGCTGCACACCTGGTTGCCCGACGCCATGGAGGGGCCCACACCTGTTTCGGCACTCATTCATGCAGCAACCATGGTTACCGCTGGCGTGTTCCTCGTGGCGCGTATGTCGCCAATCTTCGAGTACGCGCCCAACGCTTTGGCATTCGTCACCTTCATCGGCGGAACGACGGCGATCTTCGCGGCGACGGTTGGTCTCGTTCAGAATGACATCAAGCGCGTCATTGCCTACTCAACCTGCTCGCAGCTGGGCTATATGTTCGTCGCTCTGGGCGTCGGAGCTTATTCGGTTGGCATCTTCCACCTGTTCACGCACGCCTTCTTCAAGGCGCTTCTGTTCCTTGGTGCCGGATCGGTAATCCATGCGGTCAGCAACGAGCAAGACATGCGCAAGATGGGCGGGCTGTGGAACAAGATCCCGTTCACCTACGCGATGATGATCATTGGCACGATCGCCCTCACAGGATTCCCGTACACGGCAGGGTACTTCTCAAAGGATGCCGTCATCGAAGCGGCCTATGCCGCCGGACCGGGGATCGCGCGCTACAGCTTCTGGCTCCTCGTCATCGCAGCGGCGCTGACCAGCTTCTACTCATGGCGGCTGATTTTTCTAACATTTCACGGCGCGCCGCGCGCCTCGGCCGATGTCATGAGCCATGTGCATGAGTCGCCCAAGGTGATGACAGTTCCGCTCGCGCTCCTGGCAGTCGGAGCGCTTCTTTCGGGGATCGTCTTCGAACATTCGTTCGCCTACGAAGACGGGTTCGAGCACTTCTTCCGCGAGAGCATCTTCATGCTGCCGACCAACGAGATACTTCACGATCTGCACTATGTGCCCCAGTGGGTGATCCGCTCGCCGCTTGTGATGATGATCCTGGGATTTGTCGTCGCCTACGTGATGTACATTCGGGCGCCGCATCTGCCCGGCCAGCTCGCAGCGAGGCACGATCTCGCCTACAAGTTCTTGCTCAACAAATGGTACTTTGACGAGCTCTACGACATGGTCTTTGTGCGGCCCGCCAAATGGCTTGGCGGCCTACTGTGGAAGGGTGGCGACGGGAAAGTCATTGATGGGTTCGGCCCGAACGGCGTCGCCGCGCGTGTTCTCGACGTGACGGGGAGGGTGGTAAAGCTGCAGACCGGTTTCGTGTATCACTACGCCTTCGCGATGCTGATCGGCGTGGCGGCCTTGATTACCTACTTCATGTTCGCGGGCCTGTAA
- the nuoE gene encoding NADH-quinone oxidoreductase subunit NuoE, producing MAVRRLAPAEVQPAEFGFTPDNAMWAEKQIAKYPEGRQASAVIPLLWRAQEQHEGWLPEPAVRKVAEMLDMPFIRVLEVATFYTMFQLKPVGKKAHIQVCGTTPCMLRGANELKDVCRRKIAHEPFELSDDGDFSWEEMECLGACVNAPMLQIFKDTYEDLTPDKLEQLIDDIAAGNPVTPGPQNGRHFSVPEGGLTTLLDLDGGEAGGKPVPHVVDGAPATIGSVAGFSINGEGGMPAGAVTPKTPANKAKKKAAPAKAATAAPVSGPSASEKAASSQPVALDAARDGKADDLKRIKGIGKVLEGKLNGLGIWHFDQIAAWGDEQTNWVNSHLSFSGRIQREDWIEQAKALVESAADEEKG from the coding sequence ATGGCCGTTCGAAGATTAGCTCCCGCTGAGGTTCAACCAGCTGAGTTCGGTTTCACACCGGATAATGCCATGTGGGCCGAAAAGCAGATCGCAAAATATCCCGAGGGGCGCCAAGCGTCTGCGGTCATTCCCCTGCTTTGGCGGGCGCAGGAGCAGCATGAAGGCTGGCTTCCAGAGCCGGCTGTTCGCAAAGTGGCCGAGATGCTGGATATGCCGTTTATCCGCGTGCTCGAAGTTGCCACCTTCTACACGATGTTTCAGCTCAAACCCGTAGGCAAGAAAGCGCATATCCAGGTGTGCGGCACGACGCCGTGTATGCTGCGGGGTGCAAATGAGTTGAAGGATGTTTGCCGCCGCAAGATTGCCCATGAGCCATTCGAGCTGTCTGACGATGGCGATTTTTCGTGGGAAGAGATGGAGTGCCTGGGTGCCTGCGTAAACGCGCCCATGCTCCAGATTTTCAAGGATACCTACGAAGACCTGACCCCAGACAAGCTGGAACAACTGATCGACGATATTGCCGCCGGCAATCCGGTGACACCAGGTCCGCAGAATGGTCGGCATTTCTCGGTTCCCGAAGGCGGTCTGACTACGCTCTTGGATCTCGATGGCGGCGAAGCGGGCGGCAAACCCGTTCCGCACGTCGTCGACGGTGCGCCGGCAACGATTGGCTCTGTGGCCGGGTTCTCCATAAACGGGGAAGGTGGCATGCCCGCTGGCGCGGTGACGCCGAAAACACCGGCCAACAAGGCAAAAAAGAAAGCGGCGCCAGCCAAAGCCGCAACAGCGGCCCCTGTTTCCGGTCCCTCGGCAAGCGAAAAGGCTGCTTCCAGCCAACCCGTGGCGCTGGACGCCGCGCGCGATGGCAAGGCGGACGACCTCAAGCGGATTAAGGGCATAGGCAAGGTGCTTGAGGGCAAGCTCAACGGTCTTGGCATCTGGCATTTTGATCAGATCGCAGCGTGGGGTGATGAACAGACCAACTGGGTCAATTCGCACCTGAGCTTTTCGGGCCGCATCCAGCGTGAGGACTGGATCGAGCAGGCAAAGGCGCTTGTTGAGAGCGCAGCGGATGAGGAGAAAGGGTAA
- a CDS encoding FkbM family methyltransferase codes for MSVSASSAAVSEAITAPDISGDIVVDYRTGAVTGAAPHERLALLGLRIAASLLVPLENLGFSKIAKLVRIVLPSKKMVLMRLDDDALLRVPYCDPYWGSLVRPQQDEHQEINTFVRMMREVPYAFLDCGANYGIWSVRVTGNAAGHKPSVAIEAASDTFGILEANQALNGNRFRIMNKAIGKVSGEHVKIYGEKHEARSTVAPDETSKPILDCETISLNDVAALDDFEGFVTFVVKLDVEGVEIEALEGAQQLIDSDTVVLFEEHGSDPTHEVSDFAMNTLGMRLFFFHNDQVREITELKQIDAIKTSKRQGYDMAGTTSQKWIDRITPLIRTGTEG; via the coding sequence ATGAGCGTATCAGCGTCATCTGCTGCTGTCAGTGAAGCGATAACAGCGCCGGATATCAGCGGTGATATTGTGGTCGACTACCGTACGGGCGCGGTTACGGGCGCAGCACCACACGAGCGTCTTGCCTTGTTGGGTTTGCGGATTGCGGCGTCCCTGCTTGTGCCCTTGGAGAACCTTGGGTTTTCTAAGATTGCCAAGCTCGTTCGTATTGTGCTGCCCAGCAAGAAAATGGTGCTCATGCGCCTCGATGACGATGCGCTGCTTCGGGTTCCCTATTGCGATCCCTATTGGGGCTCCCTTGTGCGCCCACAGCAGGACGAACACCAGGAGATCAACACGTTTGTGCGGATGATGCGTGAGGTTCCCTATGCGTTCCTCGACTGCGGCGCCAACTATGGCATCTGGTCGGTCCGGGTCACCGGCAACGCAGCCGGTCATAAACCGTCTGTGGCGATCGAAGCGGCGAGCGATACGTTCGGCATCCTGGAGGCTAACCAGGCGCTCAACGGCAACCGCTTCCGGATCATGAACAAGGCGATTGGCAAGGTTAGCGGCGAGCACGTGAAAATCTACGGCGAAAAGCATGAAGCCCGCTCAACCGTCGCGCCGGACGAAACCAGCAAGCCCATTCTCGACTGCGAGACCATCAGCCTCAATGATGTGGCAGCGCTTGATGATTTCGAAGGGTTCGTGACGTTTGTCGTGAAGCTGGACGTGGAAGGGGTTGAGATTGAAGCTCTGGAGGGCGCGCAACAATTGATCGACTCCGATACCGTCGTTTTGTTTGAGGAACACGGCTCAGACCCCACCCACGAGGTTTCAGACTTTGCGATGAACACCTTGGGTATGAGGCTCTTCTTTTTTCACAACGACCAGGTGCGCGAAATCACCGAGCTCAAGCAGATCGACGCCATCAAAACGTCAAAGCGCCAAGGATACGACATGGCTGGGACGACGAGCCAAAAATGGATCGATCGCATCACGCCGCTGATCAGAACCGGAACGGAGGGCTAG
- the nuoG gene encoding NADH-quinone oxidoreductase subunit NuoG has product MSDTRTIIVDGSEVEVPDHYTLLQACEEAGAEVPRFCYHERLSVAGNCRMCLVDLKGAPKPIASCAWGVRDCRPGPNGEAPEVSTRSPRVKKAREGVMEFLLINHPLDCPICDQGGECDLQDQAMAYGVDKNRFEENKRAVEDKDIGPLVKTIMTRCIHCTRCVRFTTEVAGVSDLGATGRGEDMEITTYLEAAMASELQGNVIDLCPVGALTSKPYAFKARPWELTKVESIDVMDAVGSAIRVDVKGREVMRIMPRLNEAINEEWISDKTRFVWDGLRTQRLDRPYVRENGKLRAASWGEAFSVIAEKVSGTAPDRIGALAGDLAGVEEMYALKRLLASLASPNMDCRTDGTALDPAHGRSSYLFNATIDGIEDADAIVLVGTNPRVEAPIVNARIRKAWRAAPLPIALIGEPADLTYDYEHIGEGARELAALLDRKPAKAERPMMIVGQGALSGPNGADVLALAVKVAQKHGVITDSWNGFCILHTAAARVGGLDVGFVPGDGGKGAGAIAAGGVDVLFNLGADELEIDPSVFTVYIGTHGDRGAHRADVILPSAAYTEKSATYVNTEGRPQQTQRGAFPPGEAKEDWAIIRALSARLAHTLPFNSLDELRAALYAEVPHLANLETVEAADTNGLSALAAGAPQTVKAAKFTPAINDFYLTNPIARASKVMAECSATLTPAPLAQAAE; this is encoded by the coding sequence ATGAGCGATACGCGCACCATCATCGTCGACGGTAGTGAAGTTGAGGTTCCGGATCACTACACGCTTCTGCAGGCGTGTGAGGAGGCGGGCGCCGAAGTACCGCGCTTCTGTTACCATGAGCGTCTGTCGGTGGCCGGCAATTGCCGCATGTGCCTTGTTGACCTTAAAGGAGCGCCCAAGCCGATTGCGTCATGTGCCTGGGGCGTACGTGATTGCAGGCCGGGTCCCAACGGCGAGGCGCCTGAGGTCTCCACTCGTTCCCCGCGGGTCAAGAAAGCGCGGGAAGGGGTGATGGAGTTTCTCCTCATCAATCACCCGCTTGATTGCCCGATCTGCGACCAGGGCGGGGAGTGTGACCTGCAAGACCAGGCGATGGCGTACGGCGTCGACAAGAACCGCTTTGAAGAGAACAAGCGCGCCGTTGAAGACAAGGATATCGGGCCGCTCGTCAAAACGATCATGACGCGCTGTATCCATTGCACGCGCTGTGTGCGGTTCACCACGGAGGTTGCCGGGGTTTCGGATCTCGGCGCGACCGGTCGCGGCGAGGATATGGAGATCACCACCTATCTCGAAGCGGCGATGGCTTCCGAGCTACAGGGGAATGTGATTGATCTGTGCCCCGTCGGCGCCCTGACATCGAAGCCTTACGCTTTTAAGGCGCGCCCTTGGGAGCTGACCAAGGTCGAGAGTATCGATGTGATGGACGCGGTTGGTTCTGCGATCCGGGTCGATGTGAAAGGCCGCGAGGTGATGCGGATCATGCCTCGGTTGAACGAGGCGATCAACGAAGAGTGGATCTCGGACAAGACCCGTTTTGTTTGGGATGGGCTTCGCACCCAGCGGCTCGACCGGCCCTATGTCCGCGAAAACGGAAAGCTGCGAGCCGCGAGCTGGGGCGAAGCGTTTTCGGTTATTGCTGAGAAGGTAAGTGGCACAGCCCCGGACCGCATAGGCGCCTTGGCGGGCGATCTGGCCGGCGTTGAGGAAATGTACGCGCTCAAGCGGCTCTTGGCTTCGTTGGCTTCACCCAACATGGACTGCCGAACTGATGGCACGGCGCTCGACCCTGCCCATGGCCGCTCAAGTTACCTGTTTAACGCAACCATTGATGGGATCGAGGATGCGGACGCGATTGTGCTTGTCGGCACAAACCCACGGGTCGAGGCGCCGATCGTCAACGCCCGCATTCGCAAGGCATGGCGGGCTGCACCCCTTCCCATTGCCTTGATCGGTGAACCCGCTGATCTCACCTACGATTACGAACATATTGGCGAGGGTGCGCGTGAGCTTGCTGCCCTTCTTGATCGCAAGCCGGCCAAAGCCGAACGACCGATGATGATCGTCGGGCAGGGCGCTTTGAGCGGCCCCAATGGGGCAGATGTTCTCGCGCTCGCGGTGAAGGTCGCCCAGAAGCATGGCGTCATCACAGACAGCTGGAACGGGTTCTGCATTCTGCACACCGCAGCTGCGCGCGTCGGTGGGCTCGATGTGGGGTTCGTGCCTGGTGACGGCGGCAAAGGTGCGGGTGCTATTGCCGCGGGCGGCGTGGACGTCCTGTTCAATCTGGGAGCCGACGAGCTGGAAATCGATCCGTCCGTATTCACGGTCTACATTGGAACACATGGGGATCGGGGGGCGCACCGCGCCGACGTGATCTTGCCTTCGGCTGCCTACACGGAAAAGTCCGCGACCTATGTGAACACGGAAGGGCGCCCGCAGCAGACGCAACGTGGCGCTTTCCCGCCCGGTGAAGCGAAGGAAGACTGGGCGATCATTCGCGCACTTTCGGCGCGCCTTGCACACACATTGCCTTTCAATTCACTCGATGAGCTGCGCGCAGCGCTTTACGCGGAGGTACCGCATTTGGCCAATCTCGAGACCGTCGAAGCCGCGGACACAAATGGGTTGTCCGCCTTAGCTGCCGGCGCGCCACAGACGGTCAAGGCAGCCAAGTTCACACCTGCCATCAATGATTTTTATTTGACCAACCCAATTGCCCGGGCATCGAAGGTGATGGCGGAGTGCTCTGCAACGCTCACGCCAGCACCGCTGGCGCAAGCGGCGGAATAG
- a CDS encoding DUF3291 domain-containing protein, producing MQLAEVNIAEWKVPQDSPEARTFLGAIDKVNAVAERSPGFVWRLTDPGVHDPWRGQNVIVNLSVWESPKALENYVWNTVHRAIYRKKEQWFSAMRMAHFAMWWVDTGHRPNLIEAKDRLDHMHAHGNSDRAFGWEHLPHIKLWQNQRCG from the coding sequence ATGCAGCTAGCCGAGGTGAACATTGCCGAATGGAAGGTGCCTCAGGATAGTCCTGAGGCCCGCACCTTCTTGGGAGCGATCGACAAGGTGAATGCCGTTGCCGAACGCTCTCCCGGCTTTGTTTGGCGGCTGACCGACCCGGGTGTTCATGATCCGTGGCGTGGCCAGAACGTGATCGTGAACCTGAGCGTTTGGGAAAGCCCAAAGGCGTTAGAGAACTATGTTTGGAACACCGTTCATCGTGCGATCTATCGCAAGAAGGAACAGTGGTTCAGCGCCATGCGCATGGCGCATTTTGCAATGTGGTGGGTGGATACGGGACACCGACCAAATTTGATCGAGGCCAAAGACCGACTTGATCATATGCATGCGCATGGCAACTCAGATCGGGCATTTGGTTGGGAACATCTGCCCCACATCAAACTCTGGCAAAACCAGCGCTGCGGTTAA
- the nuoI gene encoding NADH-quinone oxidoreductase subunit NuoI: protein MQLDQAAKSLLLKEFVGAFVLSMRYFFKPKATLNYPFEKGYVSPRFRGEHALRRYPNGEERCIACKLCEAICPAQAITIEAGPRRNDGTRRTTRYDIDMVKCIYCGLCQEACPVDAIVEGPNFEFATETREELYYNKEKLLENGERWERDIAKSLELDAPYR from the coding sequence ATGCAGCTTGATCAAGCCGCCAAATCACTACTCCTGAAGGAGTTTGTCGGCGCTTTTGTGCTGTCGATGCGCTACTTCTTCAAGCCGAAGGCGACGTTGAATTATCCCTTCGAGAAGGGGTACGTTTCGCCGCGTTTCCGCGGCGAGCACGCGCTGCGTCGCTATCCCAACGGCGAAGAGCGTTGCATCGCCTGCAAACTGTGCGAAGCGATTTGCCCGGCGCAAGCCATCACGATCGAGGCTGGCCCGCGCCGCAACGACGGAACGCGCCGAACGACGCGCTACGACATCGACATGGTCAAATGCATCTATTGCGGCCTTTGCCAGGAGGCTTGCCCGGTGGACGCCATTGTTGAAGGTCCAAACTTTGAGTTCGCGACGGAGACGCGCGAAGAGCTGTATTACAACAAGGAAAAACTGTTGGAGAACGGGGAGCGTTGGGAGCGAGATATCGCCAAGTCGCTGGAACTTGATGCCCCCTATCGCTAA
- the nuoH gene encoding NADH-quinone oxidoreductase subunit NuoH — protein MEGFWATYGWPFIVMLAQSLLLLVVLLVTIAYVLLADRKIWAAVQLRRGPNVVGPWGLLQSFADLMKFVFKEPVIPSGADKTVFILAPLITVTLSLLAWAVIPVAEGWVISDINVGILYVLAISSLGVYGVIMAGWASNSKYPFLGALRSAAQMVSYEVSIGFVIICVLLLVGSLNLSQIVLAQDAGIGTRLGLPPSFLDWHFLPLFPMFIVFFISALAETNRPPFDLPEAESELVAGFMVEYGSTPYMMFMLGEYVAIALMCSLTAILFLGGWLPIIDIPPFSWIPGVVWFLLKSFAVFFMFSMVKAFVPRYRYDQLMRLGWKVFLPLSLFMVVATAAFLQFTGTAP, from the coding sequence ATGGAAGGTTTCTGGGCAACCTACGGCTGGCCGTTCATCGTGATGCTGGCGCAGAGCTTGCTGCTGCTTGTCGTGCTGCTGGTCACGATAGCCTATGTGCTGCTGGCCGATCGCAAAATCTGGGCGGCCGTTCAGCTGCGTCGCGGGCCGAACGTTGTCGGGCCGTGGGGACTGCTGCAATCCTTCGCCGATCTGATGAAGTTCGTCTTCAAGGAGCCCGTAATCCCATCGGGCGCCGACAAGACTGTCTTCATACTTGCGCCGCTGATCACTGTAACGCTTTCGCTGCTCGCCTGGGCGGTCATCCCGGTGGCGGAAGGCTGGGTCATTTCCGACATCAATGTCGGCATCCTGTATGTGCTCGCGATCTCGTCGCTTGGCGTTTACGGCGTGATCATGGCCGGCTGGGCATCAAATTCGAAATATCCTTTCCTGGGCGCTTTGCGCTCTGCCGCGCAGATGGTCTCTTACGAGGTGTCGATCGGCTTTGTGATTATCTGCGTCCTTTTGCTCGTGGGTTCGCTTAATCTGTCCCAGATCGTTCTGGCGCAGGACGCAGGCATTGGGACAAGGCTAGGCTTACCGCCGTCGTTTCTTGATTGGCATTTCCTTCCGCTCTTCCCGATGTTCATCGTGTTCTTCATCTCCGCGCTGGCCGAGACGAATCGGCCACCCTTCGACCTGCCGGAAGCGGAATCGGAACTTGTTGCGGGCTTCATGGTCGAATACGGCTCGACGCCGTACATGATGTTCATGCTTGGCGAGTATGTCGCCATCGCACTGATGTGTTCGCTAACCGCGATCCTGTTTCTCGGCGGCTGGCTTCCCATCATCGACATTCCGCCGTTTTCTTGGATTCCGGGCGTTGTCTGGTTTCTGCTTAAATCCTTCGCGGTGTTCTTCATGTTCTCCATGGTGAAGGCGTTTGTGCCGCGTTACCGGTATGATCAGCTCATGCGGTTGGGGTGGAAGGTCTTCCTGCCGCTATCGCTGTTCATGGTTGTCGCAACCGCCGCGTTCCTGCAATTCACCGGTACAGCTCCTTGA
- the nuoK gene encoding NADH-quinone oxidoreductase subunit NuoK, with protein sequence MAIGLGHYLTVGAILFTLGVFGIFINRKNVIIILMSVELILLAVNLNLVAFSFYLQDMAGQIFALFILTVAAAEAAIGLAILVVFFRNRGTIAVEDINMMKG encoded by the coding sequence ATGGCAATCGGACTAGGCCATTACCTGACAGTTGGTGCGATCCTGTTCACGCTGGGCGTGTTCGGCATCTTCATCAACCGCAAGAACGTCATCATCATCCTGATGTCGGTCGAGTTGATCCTGTTGGCGGTCAACCTCAACCTCGTTGCCTTCTCCTTCTATCTGCAGGACATGGCGGGGCAGATCTTCGCACTGTTTATCCTCACGGTCGCAGCCGCCGAGGCGGCGATCGGCTTGGCGATCCTGGTCGTTTTCTTCCGTAATCGCGGCACCATCGCCGTCGAAGACATCAACATGATGAAGGGCTGA
- the nuoF gene encoding NADH-quinone oxidoreductase subunit NuoF: protein MLEDKDRIFTNIYGLHDWGLKGAIKRGHWDGTNAILEKGRDWIIDEMKASGLRGRGGAGFPTGLKWSFMPKEVGERPHYLVVNADESEPGTCKDREIMRHDPHTLIEGCLIASFAMQAHTCYIYIRGEYIRERERLEAAIDQAYDAGLIGKNNKNGWDFDIYVHHGAGAYICGEETALLESLEGKKGQPRLKPPFPANVGLYGCPTTVNNVESIAVAPTILRRGGAWFAGFGKPNNTGTKLFCVSGHVNQPATFEEEMSVPFRELIDKHCGGMRGGWDNLLAVIPGGSSVPCVPADQIVDCPMDFDSLRELKSGLGTAAVIVMDKSTDIIRAIARISYFYKHESCGQCTPCREGTGWMWRVLERMARGEAQKREIDMLLDVTYQVEGHTICALGDAAAWPVQGLIRHFRPEIEARIDSYTHNAGNGEKLEETLIAAE, encoded by the coding sequence ATGCTTGAGGATAAAGACCGCATCTTCACCAACATCTATGGCCTGCATGATTGGGGGCTTAAGGGCGCGATTAAGCGCGGCCATTGGGACGGCACGAACGCCATCCTCGAGAAAGGGCGTGATTGGATCATCGACGAGATGAAGGCATCTGGTCTGCGCGGTCGTGGTGGCGCTGGTTTTCCGACCGGCTTGAAATGGTCGTTCATGCCAAAAGAGGTTGGCGAGCGGCCGCACTATCTTGTCGTGAATGCCGACGAATCCGAGCCCGGGACCTGTAAGGACCGGGAGATCATGCGCCACGATCCGCACACGCTGATCGAAGGCTGCCTGATTGCCAGCTTCGCGATGCAGGCGCACACCTGCTATATCTACATTCGGGGCGAATATATCCGCGAGCGCGAGAGGCTCGAAGCGGCTATCGATCAAGCCTATGACGCGGGGCTGATCGGCAAGAACAACAAAAACGGTTGGGATTTCGATATCTACGTCCACCACGGCGCGGGCGCCTACATCTGTGGCGAAGAAACGGCGCTTCTTGAAAGCCTCGAAGGCAAGAAGGGGCAGCCGCGTCTCAAACCGCCATTCCCGGCCAATGTTGGCCTCTACGGTTGCCCGACAACGGTAAACAACGTCGAATCGATCGCTGTCGCACCCACGATCCTCAGGCGCGGCGGCGCTTGGTTTGCGGGCTTCGGCAAGCCCAACAACACCGGCACAAAACTGTTTTGCGTGTCCGGCCACGTGAACCAACCGGCGACATTCGAGGAAGAGATGTCTGTTCCCTTCCGCGAGCTGATCGACAAACATTGCGGTGGCATGCGCGGCGGCTGGGACAATCTTCTGGCTGTCATACCAGGTGGATCATCGGTACCGTGTGTGCCGGCTGATCAGATCGTTGATTGTCCGATGGACTTTGACAGCCTGCGCGAACTGAAGTCTGGTCTGGGGACCGCGGCGGTCATTGTCATGGACAAGTCGACCGATATCATTCGCGCGATTGCGCGCATCTCCTATTTTTATAAGCACGAGAGCTGTGGGCAGTGTACCCCGTGTCGCGAAGGTACTGGCTGGATGTGGCGGGTGCTGGAACGGATGGCGCGCGGCGAAGCGCAAAAGCGCGAAATCGACATGCTGCTCGATGTGACCTATCAGGTTGAGGGGCACACCATCTGTGCCCTCGGTGATGCGGCGGCTTGGCCGGTTCAGGGGCTTATTCGCCATTTCCGCCCTGAGATTGAGGCGCGGATCGACAGCTACACCCATAACGCCGGTAATGGCGAGAAACTCGAGGAAACGCTTATTGCAGCGGAGTAG
- a CDS encoding NADH-quinone oxidoreductase subunit J has product MVLTALFFYLFATITIASAFMVVAARNPVHSVLFLILAFFNSAGLFMLAGAEFLALLLIVVYVGAVAVLFLFVVMMLDVDFAELRQGFLQYLPIGALVAIILALELALVLGATVLDAEVALETGMPMPPLEEISNIEALGLVLYTDYVYFFQAAGMILLVAMVGAIVLTLRQREGVKRQVIARQNARTPETAIEVVKVKSGQGL; this is encoded by the coding sequence ATGGTTCTGACCGCACTTTTCTTCTACCTGTTTGCAACAATAACCATCGCATCCGCGTTCATGGTGGTCGCTGCGCGCAACCCCGTGCACTCGGTGCTGTTTTTGATTTTGGCGTTTTTCAACTCCGCCGGCTTGTTCATGCTGGCTGGTGCCGAGTTCCTCGCGCTGCTTTTGATCGTCGTCTATGTCGGCGCGGTCGCGGTGCTCTTCCTGTTCGTCGTCATGATGCTCGATGTCGACTTTGCCGAGTTGCGGCAAGGGTTTCTCCAATATCTGCCAATCGGTGCGCTGGTCGCCATCATCTTGGCGCTCGAACTGGCGCTGGTCCTGGGCGCCACGGTGCTCGACGCCGAAGTGGCCCTGGAGACGGGCATGCCGATGCCGCCGCTTGAGGAAATCAGCAACATCGAAGCGCTCGGCCTCGTGCTGTACACCGATTACGTCTATTTCTTCCAGGCGGCCGGCATGATCCTGCTGGTCGCCATGGTCGGCGCAATCGTGTTGACGCTGCGCCAGCGTGAGGGCGTGAAACGGCAGGTCATTGCGCGCCAGAATGCGCGGACGCCGGAAACGGCAATCGAAGTGGTCAAGGTAAAGTCGGGGCAGGGTCTGTAG